Within Scomber scombrus chromosome 12, fScoSco1.1, whole genome shotgun sequence, the genomic segment TCATACAACTTCATTTTTCACTTCAGATTTTGTACCTAAACAAACTTTTAACCTGTTAATTAGAGATGTAGAGGTAGCTGTCTCTCCTTGTTTCCAGTCAGTATAGTAAGCGAAGCTAACACGCGGCTCCAGCTACACATTTACCAGACAGACATGTATGGTATCAATCTTCAAATAATCTAACCCTTagcaagaaagtgaaaaatatttCCCATGTCCAGCTGTTCCTTTCAAATATGAAGCTAAATCCAGGAGCTTCACTATTAACAGACAAACATTGGAGTAGTATTGAGCCTCTTTTCTTACTCTTAGCagaaaagcaaataagcatatttcccaaaatgtcaaactatccTTTTACACATTTGACTCTTTGACATTAGACGCAGGCCTGTGGCTGCTGGCCTCCCTCGCTGGGAACCACCATGAGGGACAATGCTATCAGGGAGTGAGAGGGACACAGCTGGATGCTGACAGGCTCATTGTTTCAGCCATCAAATCCCTCTTACGCCCTCGCAGACGTCAGCACAGCCCCCTATTGTTTGCTGGAAAACTGCTTTTTTATAAACAGCCGACTAAATAACTGAAATTGATGCgctgatgtaaacaaacaagGAATTTATTTCTGCACTGTATTAGCTGTTTAAAATCTCAGTTAACATAGTGGTAGTATCTGTTACTTTATGTACCTTGGAAACAGGATGTTATGAATCAGGTGtagtgtttttgtgcatgtgtaagTTCAAGGAGTCTATACATTTTTCCCCATCCAGCCAACAGTGCTGGCTTCTTGTCTTTCCGTCTGCATTGCGTAAGACCTCAGAGGTTGGCTGTGTAATTCATTAAACCCAGGACTTTGACAATACCCCAGCCATGGGGTGAACTTTTGGCAGTCTAAAATCGATGTCACCTGATGAGATGAATCAAAGTACATGGCAGTTTTGTTCTTGTCAACTTTCCAGGGCACAACAGTTAACAACATAATGATTGTGATCCATTTGTATTTCTTCATAGATTGAATGCTAGGAGGTATGAAATTATAGGTATCGTTcagaaacataataaaatactttataaaggTTTAGAAACCAGAATTTACTTCATTCTGCTGCTGATTCACAGCTAATGGCAGTTTCTTGGCTCTCAAATTAGTTAGTGAAGCCttttacagcagcagatcaAAGACAGTGGATCTATACTGATTTGGTGAATCAGCATTAAGCTACACTTCAGCATTCAAGCATCTACTCGCATTTGAATATTCCTTctttaaaggggcactccactGATTTAACACATGGAAATCAGTCTACATTTAGAATCTgtagaaaaagtatttttcttgcaattatgagaaaataatcctgatgatgtcagattCGGTATGGAGACATTAGAAATCCTAATCAATATCCTTATTTTTAAACCTGGAGTGCGCAATTTATCAACCCCTTCTGGCAGGGAGAGTAACTACAAAAATATTGCCTACTCCGTCACTACTGTTGTGGCTGTAAAAAAAGTGGATAAATTCTTTATATTTGATCCATTTATTTCAATAGTATTTGTAAAGTCTAGAAGAGCCTCacaatttttatatattttatccccattcattAGCGCAGAGCTAACGGGAACTAAGCGGAAATCTACATCCATGCATTTATCCAGCCAGCGCAGGAACGTCAAACACgacaccagattaaaaaaagtGATAGGCTCAGTCTGCATTATGTTGACTCATTTGGCAAGGGCTTGACTGTAACAGACGTTCATTTAATGCAAAggttctgcactgcaggtttaaccTGTCCAACATACACTTCTATacttttgtgtatatttttttattatgtactCTCTACTGATTGTTTAGCTTTAAATTTAATCTGGTACAATACATCATGCACATTGTGCATGGTCCTGtacaaataaaggaaataaataatttagtTGCTTTATTGGAAGTGCGGCATTTTTAGAGTTTTAGAGACTGATTGTAGGGACTAAAACTCAGAATATCTCAACATTTCATGCTTGAATTATGaccattcttttttaaattggtcTCTCACAACTTTATGGAAGTACCATATAGAGTCACTGCCACTGGAATATGCAAACATATGGGAGACATACACTCACTGGGCACTTTATTAGGAATATCTGTGcagtctaatgcaatccaattcaactctgccataaattctattTCTacaaagcttatacattttcagcttttgttgacACTGTCAGAAAGATGATTATTCTactttattattgaggtcatagtgtgtgtgtgtgtgtgtgggggggggggggggggtgtactGGTACCAAAATCAGGTTATCTGACTTGccatctgtgcatgtgtgtattacATGAAGGGAGACGAAAGtatctttcatttttcactcttacattttatttgtgcattgcagtgtttctctgtgtgtctatcTTGTGTTTGTAGTAACTGGGGGAAAAACCCATTCATCAGTCTTCttaatgggtttttttgcaGCTTGTTACGGCTGTGTGGTACGGTGGTTACAACTTCTACTGCCAGGACACTCACAGTTCACAGGAAGTGGATAATAGGGTGAGTTAGTCAGAAACACTTATCTTTATTaccagtgatttttttctttaatcagatctttgatgtcattttattacAAAGTACACAATTTATCATTCTGTTTCTTCATATTATAATCAGAACAGCAAGGATATAAACACCAGTTACTATAGGACACcagaatatatttataatattaagcAAAATGTGTGTCAAATCTACTGCTCTGATCTCTATGAGCCAGTACCTGTAAACCCCAGCAGATAAGCTGTAGAGACAGGGAGTCAATTTAATCTGACTCATGTCATCATGATGACTCTCTTCAGTGTCCTAACTGAGTTCTGCAGTGGAGGTGAAAACAAGGCTCACAGTAAAATGTGCAATGCTTTGCAGTTCTGCtgtgattaaataaaaagttttatCAGCGTGTCACTGCTACAGACAGTTAAATTGTTTTATGAGTCATCCTGAACTTTCAAGGCCATTGGGAAGGaagtctgcttttgtttttttctgatttgcACCCTGAAATGTGATTCAGTAAAGAACATTTCTTCAGGGATCTTTaattattatcttatttatatctttaacctttttttgtcCTGCTGTTTCACTTCTCAGATCATAAATGTCCTGTGGTGGTACTATTTCTCCAAGCTCATTGAGTTCATGGACacctttttcttcattctccGAAAAAACAACCACCAGATCACCTTTCTTCACATCTACCACCACGCTACCATGCTGAATATCTGGTGGTTCGTTATGAACTGGGTACCCTGCGGCCATTGTGAGTGTTTTAACACAACTTCGCCCTCCAGTGACTCAAATCATTCCAGTAACCCCGTTTACTGTTTGGCCTCGCTACAAGCTAAATAATTCAAGTGCTCTAATGTTAAACCCATTAGCTCTGACAAACAGCCTGCATTCCCCACAAAGCCTGAAAGGACACAAAAGGACACGTATTGACCTGAACACTGCTGCATGTGTAATATCTTTATAATACACATGCATTattaataaaactattaaagTTGCACAGAAAACAGGACACCAGTCTTATGAAGTTGTCAATTTTCTTAAACTGAAAATCTTTctctacagtctacagtttAGTATTGATTTAAATATAGCATGGCATTTTTGATCTATCAACACGTTTTATTATTCATCAGATGTTTACTATATTATTTCTGTATTACTTTACTGTTAAGGTCCTCTATTGATTTTACATGAAACTTGTTGTAATTGTTCCAAACAAAGCAGCCCATTGAAAGGTTTATTCCCTGTTTgatcatttacattttgaaCACCAGCCACTTGCCATTTACTGACGTTAACTGCTCCCTGTAGATGAATCACTTTCCATGTCTCTTTTCTGTGTCTCGTCAGCGTACTTCGGTGCCTCCCTTAACAGCTTCGTCCACGTCGTGATGTATTCTTACTATGGCCTCTCAGCTGTCCCAGCCATGCGGCCGTATCTTTGGTGGAAGAAGTACATCACACAGTTACAGCTGGTGCGTTCATTCTGTACTTTCTCCTCTTATTTCAGCAGCTATCCTTTGTAAAATgcaaacttgtaaaaaaaaaaacaaagttcattTTCATGAGTTAAGCAACAAAACACAGTCTTTGTCCTCTTGTTTGAAGGTTTTATTCATTCTAAAGTGTGGAGCGTAGGTAACTGTTTACACATTCAGTGGGATATTTTCTGCAACTTTAGTTTCAATACAATGCAGATGACTGGAGCAAAGTGACATTTTCGACATCCATTTAAGATATTTTAGGCTCTGGATCAATGAACTCTTTCTATGTACCCTCCGTTACCATCTAACtctggtgtgtgtctgtatgtgtgtgtcatggttTCCTCCACAGATCCAATTCTTTTTAACCATGTGGCAGACAATTTGTGCAGTCATATGGCCATGTAACTTCCCCATGGGATGGCTGTACTTCCAAATAGGTTACATGGTCACACTCATTATCCTTTTCTCAAACTTCTACATTCAGGTCAgttgtttttccatttgattAATTGCGTATTGACAAGTTGAAAGGATAAGGATAGTgatattgtcaacaaatcaaatcaagagACTAAAATCAACAATGATTTTACTTACAAATATTCAATTGTTGtcaaaaaaaaccttaaaaccaCAGCAGTGAAACACACATCTGAACTAATGCTTCTACATCACTGTGAGCATGagcactgcagtttattttgacttaatCCCAcatacaccatcctgctgccataAATACAAATTGGTGCACCATGTGTTTTAATCTGCAGTTGAAAGTAGTACTCCACAAATGCACCAtgtactcctgtttgagtagtttttacaaaaaaactgcagcacCCAGATTTCGAAAAAAGAAAACCTAATATTTGTGACCAGTTTCAGTGTGTACATATGGACTTTGGCCTGAGTGTTCTGAGGACAAAGTGTTCAGTGAGAGATTATGAAATAAAGAATtagatttttatcattattttaaaaaaaaatatatatatatatatgaaacaaTTGTGCTTATTTTCACAataacagtgtttattttaaatcaattttaattaaatccaGTAGCTTTTGTGTTTTCCAAAGTATTTTTTATCTTACAATGACACTTCATTCAATCACAGATCCAGTtatgtgattggctgttgattccattttgatcattttgttttaacaaCTTTATGGTCATACTATATATTGTATCTGTATTATTCACGATTACCTATGTAATTCTggtatacatgtatttattattatttgttatgaTTCccaagtatttatttatttaacatttaagacTTTGGGCCTCCACAGAGagatcatagactgtaaaaaattGTGGACATTGTCACAGCGATGTCACCAACTGGTTTATGTCCTGCCATTTTGAAGCTTTGAATTGGATTTGGATTTTTTGGAGCCCGAAGTGACTATATTTGGTTGAAAGGGGGAAGCTGATCCTACTACTAACACCTAGCTTGGTTAGCAGTGGttgcatttacagtctgtggttaactgtgataatccttttgctaatgctaattttcgcTAGCTggcttaaaaccattaaaacaaaacgtACTTACCAGAAACCTCACAGGGTACTTTAGTTCAACCAAGCGCTGAACAAGATGactaaaatgttacaatttacttccatgaactgaaaacacactgtgaaatgGCAGCAGCTACACCTATAATCAAATCTGGTTTCCGCCATGGCGACTTGCGTAATCAATGTCgtctactttaaaaaaaaatcttttttactctaaatgggaccATGATTtaccaaatgaacatcataatACACTGAAGAAGTCTAGCAATTGAGActataaactcattaggaaaatgtttactgaggtaataaatcaagtgagatgTAGGGTCATATTTTTTCATAGACTTCTATAGATTGGACTTCTTTTTGCAACCAGTGAAGTCACCCCCTGCTGGTCATTAGAgaaaatgcaggtttaagaaACCTCTGCATTGGTGTCGCTTTTCAGACCAGGAGCTACCTTCTTTAGAGACACAGTAGGAACATGAATAGGCactaaaagaaagtaaatgattGGTTTTGGTCTCTTCGAGGGCATTTGTTGACAATatgaaaaagtataaaataaagcCAGCCTCATgttgtaatattaatattacagagaaaactataaatgtatttttttcttccacaattgttttagataaaaaaacaaaatgctaaaTTGTGTTACCTGGTTCTGTCACTGCTAACGAGTCGGCTTCGTGGATTTAGCATTTCTGTATGCTTCATTTTGCTAAATACATTATGAATATAGCCATTTGTGTTCTATCATGTTTTGATGATGTTTAATCATGATTCTGTTAACctgttaaatattcaaaataacactatatttttatgtttttttctgcctctctttctcttccacaAGACTTACAACAAGTACAGTGTTTCTCTAAAGAAGGACCACAAGAATGGCTCTCCTGTATCAACAAATGGACATGCAAATGGTACGCCATCTCTGGATAGCACCGCACATAAGAAACTGCGGGTGGATTGACATTTGAGAAACCGGCGTCAACCAATTCTCACTGTAGCGTGTTAGCTAATGCTGCTAGGAGGTATATCTTCTTATCTAGAATAGTCTAGCGTTCACTTGAGATGAAATAAGCCATAGCCACATATATCCAGGCTTTCCAGTGTTTTTGCACACAATGCTACATAATgcattgaattaaattaaaatagttaaattGAGAAGAGTATTGTAGTATGGTTAAAATTGCACAATATTGCCTCCCCAAACCCAGACAGGAAATTTACTCCAAAGCAAAAATCTCTTTCTGAGTTCAGTCAGCTGCTGAATTTTGCTACcagcaaacaaacattttgactCCTACAAAGATGCTTTACACACAGAAGGTCCAAAGATTAAAGCTCCATTGAGTGTGCTGGCAGCCGAAGATTTTATTACACTCAATGACGTCTCGGTGCAAACAACCAAGGGgacagttaaaataaaacagtgcttACTACTGTCCTTAATGTGTAACTAGAGCATGCATCTTGTGTCTGGCTTTATTCTACTCCTGCCTGTGCTGTTGCATAATACTTAAAGGGCATGGCTGGCgattttctttaatttacttactgtcaacaaaccaaataattaactacatgtattgtgtgtgcatgcaaagcctgatatatcgtTGCCCTGAGTGCTGTAAACCTCTGCTGTCCATAAACTAATAATGTTCTTTAACCTTGAAGAGTATgtgcttgtttatttgtttaaaaatggcTCCAAAGAATAATAACAACGATCATGTTTTTGGTTCCTTACCAACTTGTTGTGGAACGTATCACAACTTCTTGACTTTGTGCTCCATGGTGAATTTATTGAAGAACTTCAggacaaagtcaagaggttgtgattcGTAGCACAAGGAGCTAGTGAAGGTTTGTAAACAGAACCGTGCATGCACAATGATGTATGCCATACAaggaactactctccagagactata encodes:
- the elovl5 gene encoding elongation of very long chain fatty acids protein 5; translation: METFNYKLNTYLESWMGPRDQRVRGWLLLDNYPPTFALTVMYLLIVWMGPKYMKHRQPCSCRGLLVVYNLGLTLLSFYMFYELVTAVWYGGYNFYCQDTHSSQEVDNRIINVLWWYYFSKLIEFMDTFFFILRKNNHQITFLHIYHHATMLNIWWFVMNWVPCGHSYFGASLNSFVHVVMYSYYGLSAVPAMRPYLWWKKYITQLQLIQFFLTMWQTICAVIWPCNFPMGWLYFQIGYMVTLIILFSNFYIQTYNKYSVSLKKDHKNGSPVSTNGHANGTPSLDSTAHKKLRVD